The following nucleotide sequence is from Echeneis naucrates chromosome 5, fEcheNa1.1, whole genome shotgun sequence.
cTTTCAAAAAACCTGTTTAAAATGTACCCCTACAATAAAATCAAGAAATAAGTAAAGTCAGTGAATACATTAATGAAATGAGCAACAATAAAATCATAGGTCAGAAAACAGCTCATTCAATTAAAGCTAGCCTatgaagattttctttttaaaagaggATGCTGAGGTAGCTTGTTCGATATTGAACATCATACGAAATTGATTAACAGTTAATCTTATCATTGTAAACAGATATTAGTGATTAATTAGTTGTATCCATGCTGAGGCATGCCCTGCTGTTAAACAAACACAggagtgagagaggaaaaagagctCTGAAGCAAAACCTTACACGGTAACTGCATGTGGATGTGGAGTCTGCATGGGCATGTTGGATGGCAGGAGCTCTATGAAAACGCCACTCCAGCGACATCCTCATGTGAAAGACAGCAGGTAGAAGCACGGCACGCTGTTCCTGTCTCCTAGCAACATAACATTACAGGAATAGCGGCTATGACAGACTTACTGAAATATGTTGATGTGTCAAAAGGGGCTCTGAACGTAATAACTTCACACAGTCCCTGCTGTTCCCATGGCACAACACAAATTCTATCATAATGtagttttgtgtgtattttctatGCATTTCTTGGATTAAACGCTTGGCCCTCATAGCAAGATATCTCCATGGTAACAGCAGCAAGTGGAACAGTTGGTTCACTAGTAACCTGCTTTCTGAGAGCCAATCAGATATCGCCTTCATCTGAGTTTAGATTTGATTGGAGAGATTGTCATTTGAAGCaatagtgtgtgtgcagtcttgAATGTTGCATTTTGGATGTTAATACATTTtctatcttttatttttcatctgctcGTCAGACTTCGACCAGGAGGAGCACTTGATAGTGACTGCTCCTGTCAGTGATCAGGATATTTTGCACAAGCACACCATGGGTCAGGATGAGCCTGCTATCCACATGGGCGGCCCATTGGAAATGAACAAGCACACGCTAGAAGCAGAGAATCTTCCAGAAGCTCTGGGCTCTGTGCCCATCCCTGAATCATCCTCTGTGAAGGAAACTCCTGAGGTAGCTGAATGCACAGCACAATCCTCTGAGCCAGCTCGAGCCTTAGTCCCCATCCCAGCTGCAGGTCTCACCTCTGATGTGACTCCAGCTCCTGCCACAACCCCAAAATCAGACTCAATACAGAGCAGTGAAGCTGTACTGATCCAAACTCTGGAGCCCCCTGAGGAAAAACCGTTTGTTGTCTCTGAACCAGAGTGCAATGGCCTCTCCAACCAGACAGGGCCTTCTCCAAAGACTAAAACAAGCAAATCTAAGCCTCCATTACTGCAAATGAAGGCCTCGGAGGAGGAACTTGTTCAAAAAAATGAGGAAGATGAACTTCCTGTTCCCAAGGGCACATACAACTTTGACCCTGACAAGCTGGATGACAGTTTTAACCCTTTTGTAAGCGGTGGGTCAAAAATCCAaaattctcctcctccttgcaGTTCAAACTCTCTACCTAGACTTGAGCCACTTGGTTGCTCGTCGTCTGTCTGTGAGGGCagctcagcagctccagctgatGTAGAGGTCACATCTGAGTCTTCATCAGAGCCAAAACATGTCATGCTGGAGTTCGGTCTGGACGAGGGGAAAGTCAGCAAGCCACCTCCAAGGAAATTAGGTGGAAAAAAGACAATCAGCAAACTTGCTGCTAAGAAACAGAGGCCCAAAGGAGCAGATGCTCCCTGCAAACCTCCACCGGAACCCACAGTGTCAGAGCCAGTTTCTCAACCAGCACCAGAACCAATTTCCCAAACTATATCTGAACCTGTTTCAGATCCTCTTCTGGAAACCTCTTTGCCTGACCCCTCTGCACCTCTGAACCTTGACGATGTGCCGATACCTAAGACAGGAACATATAACTTTGATCCCAGTCAGTGGGATGACCCGAGCTTCAATCCATTTGGTAGCAATGATAAGATGAGCAGCTCCCCAGTGCTCCCCAAGGGCACCTACAGCTTTGACCCAGACAATTTTGATGACTCTGTAGACCCTTTTCAACCCTCCAATTGCTTGGGCACAGAGGACTCATGTAATAATACCGGCCAGCcagagaaaaaagtaaaagatgaaGGCAAAAAGAAAGCAGGGCCCTCATTTGGTGACAAGAAAGTGAGGCAGACTCCaaagaaaggcaaagaaaagaCAATCAAGTAAGTCTACAGCTTGAGCTTTAACATCTTTAATCATCTTTATGCTTGCactctttccttttgtttttgctccagCCCATGTTGCGAATTTGAAAATTCTGATTTAATTTTGGAGCTGAGGGTATCAGGATGGATACCAAACAAAGCTTTGAACACATGCAAAACACTTAACACTGTGCACTGATGCAATTCCTTAACAGCTTGTATATAGGCCGTTGAAAGTGTTTATAGCTGCAGTGTTCACACTCTTTTCGGCATCCCAAGAGCTCCTGGCATCTTGTGTTTATGCTCAAACTTTAAACTATCTGCTGAGTGTCTAACATGCTGAGCTGAACACctttactcactcactcactcactcgctctccTTTGTCTTCTCCTCCCGTCATATGTTCCCTTTTTAAAACCTTCCCCATCTCCTTCATCCTTCATCCCTCCTCCTTGCTGTCTGTTGTGCAACCCCCCAATCTCTGCTTTCGTCTACTTCGCTTGGCCTCAGGACATCTGAACAAGTCaagtttctctgttttctgttgtaaGTACTCTCACTATTGACGCTACCTTTCATGCACTCTTCTTGCCCATTTTACTCCCACCATGGCATGTGCTCTGAACTTTTGAAGCAGCATGTGAGGGAAATAAATGTGTTCTTCAGTTTCACTTCAACTCTTAAGGCCGTTCCTTCACACATTAGCTCTTTAATTTTGTCCTGTCTTTGTAACATTTATGTTGCTGCACTTCATTTGATATAGGGCAGTGCAACAGGGAGCACAAATGCTTCCAGGTTTGTGGTTGCAGAAACACTGAAGTCAAATAACAGATGGAATAATAATAGCTAAAACAGCA
It contains:
- the tacc1 gene encoding transforming acidic coiled-coil-containing protein 1 isoform X2, whose translation is MGGTISQKTSRRASTRSHSNSVISDSEGHFDTPEAATPVHAPNPIPGELENADEDKTDFDQEEHLIVTAPVSDQDILHKHTMGQDEPAIHMGGPLEMNKHTLEAENLPEALGSVPIPESSSVKETPEVAECTAQSSEPARALVPIPAAGLTSDVTPAPATTPKSDSIQSSEAVLIQTLEPPEEKPFVVSEPECNGLSNQTGPSPKTKTSKSKPPLLQMKASEEELVQKNEEDELPVPKGTYNFDPDKLDDSFNPFVSGGSKIQNSPPPCSSNSLPRLEPLGCSSSVCEGSSAAPADVEVTSESSSEPKHVMLEFGLDEGKVSKPPPRKLGGKKTISKLAAKKQRPKGADAPCKPPPEPTVSEPVSQPAPEPISQTISEPVSDPLLETSLPDPSAPLNLDDVPIPKTGTYNFDPSQWDDPSFNPFGSNDKMSSSPVLPKGTYSFDPDNFDDSVDPFQPSNCLGTEDSCNNTGQPEKKVKDEGKKKAGPSFGDKKVRQTPKKGKEKTIKNSCKVQKYDESQSLVLDVCNQEEEDVVVQTPEITQRVHHATDEEKLASNGIMGQTADSQEERGEPGCNKAPAKGQPITDTSVMDDAEVKIAAHEEENTCRLKEDITEMSTTQTTKATSCDGADTATLTQDSIPLSEMDKAAVLTLIREEIITKEIEVNEWKTKFEESRAEVFEMRKIVAEYEKTVAQMIEDEQQQKTLSCSKSVRQLTLERDQALSDLNSVERSFADLFRRYENMKGVLEGFKKNEEVLKKCAQDYLLRIKQEEQRYQTLKVHAEEKLDKANEEIAQVRTKANAESVALNASLRKEQMKVESLERAVLQKNQEIEELTKICDELIAKLGTE
- the tacc1 gene encoding transforming acidic coiled-coil-containing protein 1 isoform X1, whose product is MSWLSPVSWAKWTWTAVRGGEGEEEDEEGLEANEEREQHGEREEEEEERSQSCSSDSEGHFDTPEAATPVHAPNPIPGELENADEDKTDFDQEEHLIVTAPVSDQDILHKHTMGQDEPAIHMGGPLEMNKHTLEAENLPEALGSVPIPESSSVKETPEVAECTAQSSEPARALVPIPAAGLTSDVTPAPATTPKSDSIQSSEAVLIQTLEPPEEKPFVVSEPECNGLSNQTGPSPKTKTSKSKPPLLQMKASEEELVQKNEEDELPVPKGTYNFDPDKLDDSFNPFVSGGSKIQNSPPPCSSNSLPRLEPLGCSSSVCEGSSAAPADVEVTSESSSEPKHVMLEFGLDEGKVSKPPPRKLGGKKTISKLAAKKQRPKGADAPCKPPPEPTVSEPVSQPAPEPISQTISEPVSDPLLETSLPDPSAPLNLDDVPIPKTGTYNFDPSQWDDPSFNPFGSNDKMSSSPVLPKGTYSFDPDNFDDSVDPFQPSNCLGTEDSCNNTGQPEKKVKDEGKKKAGPSFGDKKVRQTPKKGKEKTIKNSCKVQKYDESQSLVLDVCNQEEEDVVVQTPEITQRVHHATDEEKLASNGIMGQTADSQEERGEPGCNKAPAKGQPITDTSVMDDAEVKIAAHEEENTCRLKEDITEMSTTQTTKATSCDGADTATLTQDSIPLSEMDKAAVLTLIREEIITKEIEVNEWKTKFEESRAEVFEMRKIVAEYEKTVAQMIEDEQQQKTLSCSKSVRQLTLERDQALSDLNSVERSFADLFRRYENMKGVLEGFKKNEEVLKKCAQDYLLRIKQEEQRYQTLKVHAEEKLDKANEEIAQVRTKANAESVALNASLRKEQMKVESLERAVLQKNQEIEELTKICDELIAKLGTE
- the tacc1 gene encoding transforming acidic coiled-coil-containing protein 1 isoform X3 — translated: MGQDEPAIHMGGPLEMNKHTLEAENLPEALGSVPIPESSSVKETPEVAECTAQSSEPARALVPIPAAGLTSDVTPAPATTPKSDSIQSSEAVLIQTLEPPEEKPFVVSEPECNGLSNQTGPSPKTKTSKSKPPLLQMKASEEELVQKNEEDELPVPKGTYNFDPDKLDDSFNPFVSGGSKIQNSPPPCSSNSLPRLEPLGCSSSVCEGSSAAPADVEVTSESSSEPKHVMLEFGLDEGKVSKPPPRKLGGKKTISKLAAKKQRPKGADAPCKPPPEPTVSEPVSQPAPEPISQTISEPVSDPLLETSLPDPSAPLNLDDVPIPKTGTYNFDPSQWDDPSFNPFGSNDKMSSSPVLPKGTYSFDPDNFDDSVDPFQPSNCLGTEDSCNNTGQPEKKVKDEGKKKAGPSFGDKKVRQTPKKGKEKTIKNSCKVQKYDESQSLVLDVCNQEEEDVVVQTPEITQRVHHATDEEKLASNGIMGQTADSQEERGEPGCNKAPAKGQPITDTSVMDDAEVKIAAHEEENTCRLKEDITEMSTTQTTKATSCDGADTATLTQDSIPLSEMDKAAVLTLIREEIITKEIEVNEWKTKFEESRAEVFEMRKIVAEYEKTVAQMIEDEQQQKTLSCSKSVRQLTLERDQALSDLNSVERSFADLFRRYENMKGVLEGFKKNEEVLKKCAQDYLLRIKQEEQRYQTLKVHAEEKLDKANEEIAQVRTKANAESVALNASLRKEQMKVESLERAVLQKNQEIEELTKICDELIAKLGTE